A window of the Alnus glutinosa chromosome 4, dhAlnGlut1.1, whole genome shotgun sequence genome harbors these coding sequences:
- the LOC133866086 gene encoding ribosome production factor 2 homolog: MVSYMQVVENLNLVGVDHAYVCTAISSNRVFLSHCGLRLKKSGTKVPRMELEEVGPSMDFVVRRHRLPNDSLRKEAMKTTREQPKKKVENVSKDEIQGKIGKIYMPDQKVGDVALPNIAKGVKRERREAKLKNAENTLFLELLSISLLQYRSTFLVYLIKLPGADRGFECHKLQIRRSLVADALFIVYLIKLPPYIQVPLAFLIHFQVDHRPYFYDESFWCFHVYEVIAMLER, encoded by the exons atGGTTTCATACATGCAAGTTGTGGAGAATTTAAATCTTGTGGGCGTAGACCATGCCTATGTATGTACAGCTATATCTTCAAATAGGGTGTTTCTTTCTCACTGTGGTCTGAGGCTAAAAAAGTCTGGCACAAAAGTACCAAGGATGGAACTGGAAGAAGTTGGTCCCTCCATGGATTTTGTGGTACGCCGGCATCGTCTTCCTAATGACAGCCTAAGGAAAGAAGCCATGAAAACAACCAGGGAACAGCCTAAGAAGAAG GTGGAAAATGTTAGCAAGGATGAAATACAGGGCAAGATCGGGAAGATATATATGCCAGATCAGAAG GTTGGAGATGTCGCTCTACCTAACATAGCGAAAGGTGTGAAGAGAGAGCGCCGTGAAGCTAAGTTGAAAAATGCGGAAAACACCCTGTTTCTTGAATTATTATCTATTAGTTTATTACAATACAGATCCACGTTTCTTGTCTATCTCATTAAGCTACCTGGAGCAGATAGAGGATTTGAATGTCATAAACTGCAGATTCGAAGAAGCTTAGTAGCTGATGCCCTATTTATTGTCTATCTCATTAAGCTACCTCCGTATATACAAGTTCCTCTGGCATTTCTTATTCATTTCCAAGTTGATCATCGTCCTTATTTTTATGACGAATCATTTTGGTGTTTCCATGTTTATGAAGTAATTGCTATGTTAGAAAGATGA